Proteins encoded by one window of Streptomyces sp. LX-29:
- a CDS encoding cob(I)yrinic acid a,c-diamide adenosyltransferase yields MVNLTRIYTRTGDKGTTALGDMSRTAKTDLRISAYADANEANAAIGVAIALGALPTEVTEVLTRVQNDLFDVGADLCTPVVENPEYPPLRVEQSYIDKLEADCDRFLADLEKLRSFILPGGTPGAALLHQACTVVRRAERSTWAALERYEDSMNPLTATYLNRLSDLLFILARTANKEVGDVLWVPGENR; encoded by the coding sequence ATGGTCAATCTCACCCGCATCTACACGCGAACCGGGGACAAGGGCACCACGGCCCTCGGCGACATGAGCCGCACCGCCAAGACCGACCTGCGGATCTCCGCGTACGCCGACGCGAACGAGGCCAACGCCGCGATCGGGGTGGCCATCGCGCTGGGCGCGCTGCCCACCGAGGTCACCGAGGTCCTGACCCGCGTGCAGAACGACCTGTTCGACGTCGGCGCGGACCTGTGCACCCCGGTCGTCGAGAACCCCGAGTACCCGCCGCTGCGGGTCGAGCAGTCCTACATCGACAAGCTGGAGGCGGACTGCGACCGCTTCCTGGCCGACCTGGAGAAGCTGCGCTCCTTCATCCTCCCCGGCGGCACCCCCGGCGCGGCCCTGCTCCACCAGGCGTGCACGGTGGTCCGCCGGGCCGAGCGCTCCACCTGGGCCGCGCTGGAGCGGTACGAGGACTCCATGAACCCGCTCACCGCCACCTACCTCAACCGCCTCTCCGACCTGCTGTTCATCCTGGCCCGGACGGCGAACAAGGAGGTCGGGGACGTGCTCTGGGTGCCCGGCGAGAACCGCTGA
- a CDS encoding histidine kinase, translated as MQLRRPARPHRDDVLIAIAGLLGGLILLGLGLTNGPMLLELPGWTVLIALLAMCGAELLRRTAPHTALTIGTLALALDLCTRGLIANMVMFTDLMYAAVLYGSPSLARRLPRTSELLTVLAAVVPLAIFRQPEALLLGVGTGVLTVAPAWTGAIIRNHRDAAEAAKLRAEQTALLAEMDRTQAVQAERARMARELHDMVANHLSAIAIHSTAALSIDEPTATREALGVIRENSVQGLAEMRRLIGLLRDAGAEAEPAAAPTLEGLDALLERARTTAEAARSASGETGGARRAGEAAGGLEFTLCDERSPTAPPLPTPVELAAYRIVQESLTNAVKHAGPGEVLVTLGHADGGLRVQVTSAYGDRPGPSAPGSGSGLLGMEERVALLGGEFTAGPVATAAGHTRSWQVTAVLPVDEETTP; from the coding sequence ATGCAGCTGCGCCGCCCCGCCCGCCCCCACCGCGACGACGTGCTGATCGCCATAGCCGGGCTGCTCGGCGGGCTGATCCTGCTGGGGCTGGGGCTGACCAACGGTCCGATGCTGCTGGAGCTGCCCGGCTGGACCGTCCTGATCGCGCTCCTCGCCATGTGCGGCGCCGAACTGCTGCGCCGCACCGCCCCGCACACCGCGCTGACCATCGGCACGCTCGCGCTGGCCCTGGATCTCTGTACCCGCGGGCTGATCGCGAACATGGTGATGTTCACCGACCTCATGTACGCGGCCGTGCTGTACGGCAGCCCGTCCCTGGCCCGGCGGCTCCCCCGCACCTCCGAGCTGCTCACCGTGCTGGCGGCCGTCGTACCCCTGGCGATCTTCCGCCAGCCCGAGGCGCTGCTCCTCGGCGTCGGCACCGGGGTCCTCACGGTGGCCCCGGCCTGGACCGGCGCGATCATCCGCAACCACCGGGACGCGGCCGAGGCGGCCAAGCTGCGCGCCGAACAGACGGCGCTGCTGGCCGAGATGGACCGCACCCAGGCGGTCCAGGCCGAACGCGCCCGGATGGCGCGGGAGCTGCATGACATGGTGGCCAACCACCTCTCCGCGATCGCCATCCACTCCACCGCCGCGCTCTCCATCGACGAGCCCACGGCGACCCGGGAGGCGCTCGGGGTCATCCGGGAGAACAGCGTCCAGGGGCTGGCCGAGATGCGCCGGCTGATCGGGCTGCTGCGCGACGCGGGCGCCGAGGCCGAGCCGGCCGCCGCGCCCACGCTGGAGGGGCTGGACGCGCTGCTGGAACGGGCCCGGACCACCGCCGAGGCGGCACGCAGCGCCTCGGGCGAGACGGGCGGTGCGCGGCGGGCGGGCGAGGCCGCGGGCGGGCTGGAGTTCACCCTGTGTGACGAACGCTCCCCCACGGCGCCCCCGCTGCCGACGCCGGTGGAGCTGGCCGCCTACCGCATCGTGCAGGAGTCGTTGACCAACGCCGTCAAGCACGCGGGGCCGGGCGAGGTGCTGGTGACCCTCGGCCACGCGGACGGAGGGCTGCGGGTCCAGGTCACCAGCGCCTACGGCGACCGGCCCGGCCCCTCGGCTCCCGGTTCGGGCTCCGGGCTGCTCGGCATGGAGGAGCGGGTGGCGCTGCTGGGCGGCGAGTTCACCGCGGGGCCCGTCGCCACCGCTGCGGGGCACACCAGGAGTTGGCAGGTCACGGCGGTTCTGCCGGTGGATGAGGAGACGACACCATGA
- a CDS encoding response regulator transcription factor gives MMMTEPAELTEPAAGPVRVLVAEDQSAVRAGLVLILRSSPGIEVVGEAADGEEAVRLARELRPDVVLMDIQMPRLDGVSATRQVVAEGLADVLVLTTFDLDEYVFGALRAGAAGFLLKDSEAADLVQAVRTVARGEGLISPAVTRRLIAEFARPQPAARSAGGADPAVLEALTRREREVLVCLGQGLSNAEIGRRLVMAEATVKTHVSRLLGKLELRSRVQAAVLAQELGL, from the coding sequence ATGATGATGACGGAGCCCGCTGAGCTCACTGAGCCCGCGGCCGGACCGGTGCGCGTGCTGGTCGCCGAGGACCAGTCCGCCGTGCGCGCCGGGCTGGTGCTCATCCTGCGCTCCTCCCCCGGCATCGAGGTGGTGGGCGAGGCCGCCGACGGCGAGGAGGCGGTGCGGCTGGCGCGCGAGCTGCGGCCGGACGTGGTGCTGATGGACATCCAGATGCCTCGGCTGGACGGCGTCTCGGCCACCCGCCAGGTGGTCGCCGAGGGGCTCGCCGATGTGCTGGTGCTGACCACCTTCGACCTGGACGAGTATGTCTTCGGCGCGTTGCGCGCCGGCGCGGCGGGCTTTCTGCTCAAGGACAGCGAGGCGGCCGACCTGGTCCAGGCGGTACGCACGGTGGCGCGCGGCGAGGGCCTGATCTCCCCCGCCGTGACCCGCCGTCTGATCGCCGAGTTCGCCCGCCCGCAGCCGGCGGCGCGGTCCGCGGGAGGGGCCGACCCCGCCGTGTTGGAGGCGCTGACCCGGCGTGAGCGCGAGGTGCTGGTGTGCCTGGGGCAGGGCCTGTCCAACGCCGAGATCGGGCGCCGGTTGGTGATGGCGGAGGCCACCGTCAAGACCCATGTCAGCCGACTGCTGGGCAAGCTGGAGCTGCGCAGTCGGGTGCAGGCGGCGGTGCTGGCACAGGAGTTGGGCCTGTGA
- a CDS encoding glycoside hydrolase family 18 chitinase has product MSSGTSIRTTPPRPPRHRATAALAAFLLPLATLVGLASAAPAHAAESATATYSKAADWGGGFEGRWTVKNTGTTTLNGWTVEWDFPAGTTVTSSWDADVTGGSGHWTARNKGWNGTLAPGASVTFGFNGTGSGSPSGCTLNGGSCDGGSPPGDAPPTAPGAPTASSVADTSVKLSWSAATDDKGVKNYDVLRDGTKVATVTTTSHTDTGLTAGTDYSYTVRARDTADQTGPASGATAVRTTGGDPGPGPGPGPGDKVKLGYFTEWGVYGRGYHVKNLVSSGTASKITHINYAFGNVQGGRCTIGDGYAAYDRAYKAEESVDGKADSWDQPLRGNFNQLKKLKAKYPHIKVLWSFGGWTWSGGFGQAAQNPAAFAQSCYDLVNDPRWAGLFDGIDLDWEYPNACGLSCDTSGPAAFRNMAQAMRAKFGNKLVTAAITADASSGGKIDAADYAGAAQYVDFYNVMTYDFFGAWAAKGPTAPHSPLTSYNGIPQQGFNSDAAIQKLKAKGVPGSKLNLGVGFYGRGWTGVTQKEPGGTATGPAPGRYETGIEDYKDLKDRCAPSGTVAGTAYAHCGSEWWSYDTPATIAGKMNYVKSQGLRGAFYWEFSGDTAGGELATAVSNGLR; this is encoded by the coding sequence GTGAGTTCAGGAACCTCCATACGCACCACACCCCCACGACCCCCACGGCACAGAGCGACCGCGGCCCTCGCCGCGTTTCTCCTCCCCCTGGCGACCCTCGTCGGCCTGGCCTCGGCAGCCCCCGCGCACGCCGCGGAGTCCGCCACCGCCACCTACTCGAAGGCCGCCGACTGGGGCGGCGGCTTCGAGGGGCGCTGGACGGTGAAGAACACCGGCACCACCACCCTCAACGGCTGGACCGTGGAGTGGGACTTCCCCGCCGGCACCACCGTCACCTCCTCCTGGGACGCCGACGTGACCGGCGGAAGCGGCCACTGGACCGCCAGGAACAAGGGGTGGAACGGCACCCTGGCCCCCGGCGCCTCCGTCACCTTCGGCTTCAACGGCACCGGATCCGGCTCCCCCAGCGGCTGCACGCTCAACGGCGGCTCCTGCGACGGCGGCTCACCACCCGGCGACGCGCCGCCGACGGCCCCCGGAGCGCCCACCGCCAGCAGTGTCGCCGACACCTCGGTGAAGCTGAGCTGGTCGGCCGCCACCGACGACAAGGGCGTCAAGAACTACGACGTGCTGCGCGACGGCACCAAGGTCGCCACGGTCACCACCACCTCGCACACGGACACCGGGCTGACCGCCGGCACCGACTACAGCTACACCGTCCGGGCCCGCGACACCGCCGACCAGACCGGCCCCGCCAGCGGCGCCACCGCCGTCCGCACCACCGGCGGAGACCCCGGCCCGGGTCCCGGCCCCGGCCCCGGTGACAAGGTGAAGCTCGGCTACTTCACCGAATGGGGCGTCTACGGCCGCGGCTACCACGTGAAGAACCTGGTCAGCAGCGGCACCGCGTCGAAGATCACGCACATCAACTACGCCTTCGGCAACGTCCAGGGCGGCAGGTGCACCATCGGCGACGGCTACGCCGCGTACGACCGGGCGTACAAGGCCGAGGAGAGCGTGGACGGCAAGGCCGACAGCTGGGACCAGCCGCTGCGCGGCAACTTCAACCAGCTGAAGAAGCTCAAGGCGAAGTACCCGCACATCAAGGTGCTGTGGTCCTTCGGCGGCTGGACCTGGTCCGGCGGCTTCGGCCAGGCCGCGCAGAACCCGGCGGCGTTCGCCCAGTCCTGCTACGACCTGGTCAACGACCCGCGCTGGGCCGGGCTCTTCGACGGCATCGACCTGGACTGGGAGTACCCCAACGCCTGCGGTCTGAGCTGCGACACCAGCGGCCCGGCGGCGTTCCGGAACATGGCGCAGGCGATGCGCGCCAAGTTCGGGAACAAGCTGGTCACCGCCGCGATCACCGCCGACGCCTCCTCCGGCGGCAAGATCGACGCGGCCGACTACGCCGGCGCCGCGCAGTACGTCGACTTCTACAACGTCATGACGTACGACTTCTTCGGCGCCTGGGCGGCCAAGGGCCCCACGGCCCCACACTCGCCGCTCACCTCGTACAACGGCATCCCGCAGCAGGGCTTCAACTCCGACGCGGCGATCCAGAAGCTGAAGGCCAAGGGCGTCCCGGGCAGCAAGCTCAACCTCGGGGTCGGCTTCTACGGCCGCGGCTGGACCGGCGTCACCCAGAAGGAGCCCGGCGGCACGGCCACCGGACCGGCGCCCGGCAGGTACGAGACGGGCATCGAGGACTACAAGGACCTCAAGGACCGCTGCGCCCCGAGCGGCACCGTCGCCGGCACCGCCTACGCGCACTGCGGCAGCGAGTGGTGGAGCTATGACACCCCGGCCACCATCGCCGGAAAGATGAACTATGTGAAGTCCCAGGGCCTGCGCGGCGCCTTCTACTGGGAGTTCAGCGGCGACACCGCGGGCGGTGAGTTGGCGACCGCCGTCAGCAACGGCCTCCGGTAA
- a CDS encoding DUF2550 domain-containing protein — MVLALLVSGVVVALVLVGLFVFGLRRRLIQRSGGTFDCSLRWNAPEVDSDPSGKGWVYGVARYSGDRIEWFRVFSYAPRPRRVLERSSIEVLERRTPKGEEELALLSDAVVLACMHSGTRLELAMSEDALTGFLAWLEAAPPGQRVNVA, encoded by the coding sequence ATGGTCCTCGCTCTGCTCGTGAGCGGCGTGGTCGTCGCGCTCGTACTGGTGGGACTCTTCGTCTTCGGCCTGCGGCGACGGCTGATCCAGCGGTCCGGCGGGACGTTCGACTGCAGTCTGCGCTGGAACGCCCCGGAGGTCGACTCCGACCCCAGCGGCAAGGGCTGGGTGTACGGGGTCGCGCGCTACAGCGGTGACCGGATCGAGTGGTTCCGCGTGTTCTCCTACGCTCCCCGGCCGCGCCGGGTGCTGGAGCGCTCGTCCATCGAGGTGCTGGAGCGCCGTACGCCCAAGGGCGAGGAAGAGCTCGCACTGCTGTCCGACGCCGTGGTGCTCGCCTGTATGCACAGCGGTACGCGGCTGGAGCTGGCGATGAGCGAGGACGCGCTGACCGGCTTCCTGGCCTGGCTGGAGGCGGCGCCTCCCGGGCAACGCGTCAATGTGGCTTAG
- a CDS encoding F0F1 ATP synthase subunit epsilon, translating into MAAELHVELVAADRSVWSGEATLVIARTTSGDIGVMPGHQPLLGVLESGPVTIRTSDGGTVVAAVHGGFISFADDKLSLLAEIAELSDEIDVERAERALERAKSEADAAAERRAEVRLVAATGER; encoded by the coding sequence TTGGCTGCTGAGCTGCACGTCGAGCTGGTCGCGGCGGACCGGAGTGTCTGGTCCGGCGAGGCCACCTTGGTCATCGCGCGCACCACATCGGGTGACATCGGCGTCATGCCCGGCCACCAGCCGCTGCTCGGTGTGCTGGAGTCCGGCCCGGTGACCATCCGTACCAGCGACGGCGGGACCGTCGTCGCCGCGGTGCACGGTGGCTTCATCTCGTTCGCGGACGACAAGCTCTCGCTGCTCGCGGAGATCGCGGAGCTGTCCGACGAGATCGATGTCGAGCGCGCGGAGCGGGCGCTGGAGCGAGCCAAGTCGGAGGCGGACGCCGCCGCCGAGCGGCGCGCCGAGGTTCGCCTGGTCGCCGCGACGGGCGAGCGCTGA
- the atpD gene encoding F0F1 ATP synthase subunit beta, with translation MTTTVETAVATGRVARVIGPVVDVEFPVDAMPEIYNALTVEVADPAEEGKKKTLTLEVAQHLGEGVVRAISMQPTDGLVRQAVVTDTGDGITVPVGDFTKGKVFNTLGEVLNVPETNGQESERWAIHRKAPKFEDLESKTEMFETGLKVVDLLTPYVKGGKIGLFGGAGVGKTVLIQEMIMRVAKLHEGVSVFAGVGERTREGNDLIQEMEESGVLDKTALVFGQMDEPPGTRLRVALAGLTMAEYFRDVQKQDVLFFIDNIFRFTQAGSEVSTLLGRMPSAVGYQPNLADEMGLLQERITSTRGHSITSMQAIYVPADDLTDPAPATTFAHLDATTVLSRPISEKGIYPAVDPLDSTSRILDPRYISQDHYDAASRVKGILQKYKDLQDIIAILGIDELGEEDKLVVHRARRVERFLSQNTHAAKQFTGVDGSDVPLDESIAAFNAICDGEFDHFPEQAFFMCGGLEDLKKNAKELGVS, from the coding sequence ATGACCACCACTGTTGAGACGGCCGTCGCCACGGGCCGCGTCGCCCGGGTCATCGGCCCGGTCGTCGACGTGGAGTTCCCCGTCGACGCGATGCCGGAGATCTACAACGCCCTGACCGTCGAGGTCGCCGACCCGGCCGAGGAGGGCAAGAAGAAGACGCTGACCCTCGAGGTCGCGCAGCACCTCGGTGAGGGCGTCGTCCGCGCCATCTCCATGCAGCCCACCGACGGTCTGGTGCGCCAGGCCGTGGTGACCGACACCGGCGACGGCATCACCGTCCCGGTCGGCGACTTCACCAAGGGCAAGGTGTTCAACACCCTCGGTGAGGTGCTGAACGTCCCGGAGACGAACGGCCAGGAGTCCGAGCGCTGGGCGATCCACCGCAAGGCCCCGAAGTTCGAGGACCTCGAGTCCAAGACCGAGATGTTCGAGACCGGCCTGAAGGTCGTCGACCTTCTCACCCCGTACGTCAAGGGTGGAAAGATCGGTCTGTTCGGTGGCGCGGGTGTGGGCAAGACCGTCCTCATCCAGGAAATGATCATGCGTGTGGCCAAGCTGCACGAGGGTGTTTCCGTGTTCGCCGGTGTCGGTGAGCGCACCCGTGAGGGCAACGACCTCATCCAGGAGATGGAGGAGTCCGGCGTTCTCGACAAGACCGCGCTGGTCTTCGGCCAGATGGACGAGCCCCCGGGCACCCGTCTGCGCGTCGCCCTGGCCGGTCTGACCATGGCGGAGTACTTCCGCGATGTGCAGAAGCAGGACGTGCTGTTCTTCATCGACAACATCTTCCGCTTCACCCAGGCCGGTTCCGAGGTCTCCACCCTGCTCGGCCGCATGCCGTCCGCGGTGGGTTACCAGCCGAACCTGGCCGACGAGATGGGCCTCCTCCAGGAGCGCATCACCTCGACCCGTGGTCACTCGATCACCTCGATGCAGGCGATCTACGTCCCCGCGGACGACCTGACCGACCCGGCGCCGGCGACCACCTTCGCCCACCTGGACGCGACCACCGTTCTGTCGCGTCCGATCTCGGAGAAGGGCATCTACCCGGCGGTGGACCCGCTGGACTCCACCTCCCGGATCCTGGACCCGCGCTACATCTCGCAGGACCACTACGACGCGGCCTCCCGCGTCAAGGGCATCCTGCAGAAGTACAAGGACCTCCAGGACATCATCGCCATCCTCGGCATCGACGAGCTCGGCGAGGAGGACAAGCTGGTCGTCCACCGCGCCCGTCGTGTGGAGCGCTTCCTGTCGCAGAACACCCACGCGGCGAAGCAGTTCACCGGTGTCGACGGTTCGGACGTTCCGCTGGACGAGTCCATCGCGGCGTTCAACGCCATCTGCGACGGTGAGTTCGACCACTTCCCGGAGCAGGCCTTCTTCATGTGCGGTGGCCTTGAGGACCTCAAGAAGAACGCCAAGGAGCTGGGCGTCTCCTAA
- a CDS encoding F0F1 ATP synthase subunit gamma: protein MGAQLRVYKRRIKTITATKKITKAMEMIAASRIVKAQRKVAASTPYATELTRAVTAVATGSTTKHPLTTEAEAPTRAAVLLITSDRGLAGGYSSNAIKAAEQLTERLVAEGKEVVNYVVGRKGVAYFSFRGRAITESWTGFTDNPSYADAKAIGAPLIEAVTKETAEGGVDELHIVFTEFVSMLTQAPTDRRLLPLSLDESTAETEKKGELLPLFDFEPSAEDVLDALLPRYVESRIYNALLQSAASEHAARRRAMKSATDNAEELIKSLTRLANAARQADITQEISEIVGGASALADATAGSD, encoded by the coding sequence ATGGGCGCCCAGCTTCGGGTCTACAAGCGCCGCATCAAGACCATCACCGCCACCAAGAAGATCACCAAGGCGATGGAGATGATCGCCGCGTCGCGGATCGTCAAGGCGCAGCGCAAGGTCGCCGCCTCGACCCCGTACGCGACCGAGCTGACCCGCGCGGTGACCGCGGTGGCGACCGGTTCCACCACCAAGCACCCGCTGACCACTGAGGCGGAGGCCCCGACGCGGGCCGCGGTACTGCTCATCACGAGCGACCGCGGTCTGGCCGGCGGCTACTCCTCCAACGCCATCAAGGCGGCCGAGCAGCTCACCGAGCGGCTCGTCGCCGAGGGCAAGGAGGTCGTCAACTACGTCGTCGGGCGCAAGGGTGTGGCGTACTTCAGCTTCCGTGGCCGTGCGATCACGGAGTCGTGGACCGGCTTCACCGACAACCCGTCGTACGCGGACGCCAAGGCGATCGGCGCCCCGCTCATCGAGGCCGTGACCAAGGAGACCGCCGAGGGCGGCGTCGACGAGCTGCACATCGTCTTCACCGAGTTCGTCTCGATGCTGACGCAGGCGCCGACCGACCGTCGGCTGCTGCCGCTCAGCCTCGACGAGTCCACGGCGGAGACGGAGAAGAAGGGCGAGCTGCTGCCGCTCTTCGACTTCGAGCCGTCGGCCGAGGATGTCCTCGACGCTCTGCTGCCCCGGTACGTCGAGAGCCGCATCTACAACGCCCTGCTGCAGTCGGCCGCCTCCGAGCACGCCGCCCGCCGCCGGGCGATGAAGTCGGCGACCGACAACGCCGAGGAGCTCATCAAGTCGCTCACGCGGCTTGCCAACGCGGCCCGCCAGGCCGACATCACCCAGGAAATCAGCGAGATCGTCGGTGGCGCCAGCGCCCTGGCCGACGCGACCGCGGGGAGTGACTGA
- the atpA gene encoding F0F1 ATP synthase subunit alpha, whose translation MAELTIRPEEIRDALENFVQAYKPDAASREEVGTVSVAGDGIAKVEGLPSAMANELLKFEDGTLGLALNLEEREIGAIILGEFSGIEEGQPVQRTGEVLSVAVGEGYLGRVVDPLGNPIDGLGEIETEGRRALELQAPGVMARKSVHEPMETGLKAVDAMTPIGRGQRQLIIGDRQTGKTALAIDTIINQRDNWRSGDPDKQVRCIYVAVGQKGSTIASVRGALEEAGALEYTTIVAAPASDPAGFKYLAPYTGSAIGQHWMYQGKHVLIVFDDLSKQADAYRAVSLLLRRPPGREAYPGDVFYLHSRLLERCAKLSDEMGKGSMTGLPIVETKANDVSAFIPTNVISITDGQCFLESDLFNAGQRPALNVGISVSRVGGSAQHKAMRQVSGRLRVDLAQYRELEAFAAFGSDLDAASKSALERGKRMVELLKQGQYAPYSTEDQVVSIWAGTTGKMDDVPVEDIRRFERELLDYLHREHKGLMTSIREGAKMSDDTLQAVADAIASFKRQFETSDGKLLGEG comes from the coding sequence ATGGCGGAGCTCACGATCCGGCCGGAGGAGATCCGGGACGCGCTGGAGAACTTTGTCCAGGCGTACAAGCCGGACGCGGCCTCGCGCGAGGAGGTCGGTACGGTCAGCGTTGCCGGCGACGGCATCGCGAAGGTCGAGGGTCTGCCCTCGGCCATGGCGAACGAGCTGCTGAAGTTCGAAGACGGGACGCTCGGTCTCGCCCTCAACCTCGAGGAGCGCGAGATCGGTGCGATCATCCTCGGCGAGTTCAGCGGCATCGAGGAGGGTCAGCCGGTGCAGCGCACCGGTGAGGTCCTCTCCGTCGCCGTAGGCGAGGGCTACCTGGGTCGCGTCGTCGACCCGCTCGGCAACCCGATCGACGGCCTCGGCGAGATCGAGACCGAGGGCCGCCGTGCGCTGGAGCTCCAGGCTCCCGGCGTCATGGCCCGTAAGTCGGTCCACGAGCCGATGGAGACCGGCCTCAAGGCCGTCGACGCGATGACCCCGATCGGCCGCGGCCAGCGCCAGCTGATCATCGGTGACCGCCAGACCGGCAAGACCGCCCTGGCGATCGACACGATCATCAACCAGCGCGACAACTGGCGTTCCGGCGACCCGGACAAGCAGGTCCGCTGCATCTACGTCGCCGTCGGTCAGAAGGGCTCCACCATCGCGTCCGTGCGCGGCGCGCTGGAGGAGGCCGGCGCCCTGGAGTACACGACGATCGTCGCGGCTCCGGCGTCCGACCCGGCCGGCTTCAAGTACCTCGCCCCCTACACCGGCTCGGCCATCGGCCAGCACTGGATGTACCAGGGCAAGCACGTTCTGATCGTCTTCGACGACCTCTCGAAGCAGGCCGACGCCTACCGCGCCGTGTCCCTGCTGCTGCGCCGCCCGCCGGGCCGTGAGGCCTACCCGGGTGACGTCTTCTACCTGCACTCCCGGCTCCTGGAGCGCTGCGCCAAGCTCTCCGACGAGATGGGCAAGGGCTCGATGACCGGCCTGCCGATCGTCGAGACCAAGGCGAACGACGTCTCGGCGTTCATCCCGACCAACGTCATCTCCATCACCGACGGCCAGTGCTTCCTGGAGTCCGACCTGTTCAACGCGGGCCAGCGCCCGGCGCTGAACGTCGGTATCTCGGTCTCCCGTGTCGGTGGCTCCGCCCAGCACAAGGCCATGCGTCAGGTCTCCGGTCGCCTCCGTGTCGACCTGGCCCAGTACCGCGAGCTGGAGGCGTTCGCCGCCTTCGGTTCCGACCTGGACGCGGCCTCGAAGTCGGCGCTGGAGCGCGGTAAGCGCATGGTCGAGCTGCTGAAGCAGGGCCAGTACGCCCCGTACTCCACCGAGGACCAGGTCGTCTCCATCTGGGCCGGCACCACCGGCAAGATGGACGACGTTCCGGTCGAGGACATCCGCCGCTTCGAGCGCGAGCTGCTGGACTACCTGCACCGCGAGCACAAGGGCCTGATGACCTCCATCCGCGAGGGCGCCAAGATGTCGGACGACACCCTGCAGGCCGTCGCCGACGCCATCGCCTCCTTCAAGCGGCAGTTCGAGACCTCGGACGGCAAGCTGCTGGGTGAGGGCTGA
- a CDS encoding F0F1 ATP synthase subunit delta has translation MMGASREALAAARERFNALTDNTSVDAAKLAEELASVTALLDREVSLRRVLTDPAQTGEAKAELVARLLGTQVGGEAVDLVSGMVRSRWSQSRDLVDALEELAASADLVSAQRRGTLDDVEDELFRFSRIVASSTELRAALTDRAVSGEAKAELLSRLLGGRANPVTERLVVRLVAQPRGRSLEAGLTALSKLAAERRDRVVAVVTSAVPLSDRQRERLGAALAKIYGRQVHLNLDVDPEVHGGVLVRIGDEVINGTIADRLAEASRRMAG, from the coding sequence ATGATGGGAGCCAGCCGCGAGGCACTGGCCGCCGCACGCGAGCGCTTCAACGCGCTGACGGACAACACCTCCGTCGACGCGGCGAAGCTCGCCGAGGAGCTGGCCTCCGTCACCGCGCTGCTCGACCGCGAGGTCTCGCTGCGCCGGGTCCTCACCGACCCGGCGCAGACCGGCGAGGCCAAGGCCGAGCTGGTCGCGCGGCTGCTGGGCACCCAGGTGGGCGGCGAGGCCGTCGATCTGGTCTCCGGCATGGTCCGGTCCCGCTGGTCGCAGTCGCGCGACCTGGTGGACGCGCTCGAGGAGCTGGCGGCCAGCGCCGACCTGGTGTCCGCGCAGCGCCGCGGCACCCTCGACGACGTCGAGGACGAGCTGTTCCGGTTCTCCCGGATCGTCGCCTCCTCGACCGAGCTGCGGGCCGCGCTGACCGATCGCGCGGTGAGCGGTGAGGCCAAGGCCGAGCTGCTGAGCAGGCTGCTGGGCGGCCGGGCCAACCCGGTGACCGAGCGGCTCGTGGTCCGCCTTGTGGCTCAGCCGCGTGGCCGTAGCCTGGAAGCGGGCCTCACCGCCCTCTCCAAGCTGGCCGCGGAGCGTCGCGACCGGGTGGTCGCCGTGGTCACCTCGGCGGTTCCGCTCAGCGACCGGCAGCGGGAGCGGCTGGGCGCGGCCCTGGCCAAGATCTACGGCCGTCAGGTGCACCTGAACCTGGACGTGGACCCCGAGGTCCACGGCGGAGTGCTGGTGCGCATCGGCGACGAGGTCATCAACGGCACCATCGCGGACCGTCTCGCAGAGGCGTCGCGGCGGATGGCCGGCTGA
- a CDS encoding F0F1 ATP synthase subunit B has product MNALVQLASEGEAENPLLPPIPELVIGLIAFAIVLFFLAKKLLPNINKVLDERREAIEGGMEKAEAAQAEAQQVLEDYRAQLADARHEAARMRQEAQEQGAALIAEMRAEGQRQREEIVAAGHAQIEADRKQAAATLRQDVGKLATDLAGKLVGEALEDSARQGRVIDRFLDELEAKAEEKVEAAR; this is encoded by the coding sequence GTGAACGCCCTGGTACAGCTGGCGTCCGAGGGGGAGGCCGAGAACCCCCTCCTCCCGCCGATCCCAGAGCTTGTCATCGGCCTGATCGCCTTCGCTATCGTCCTCTTCTTCCTCGCCAAGAAGCTCCTCCCGAACATCAACAAGGTTCTGGACGAGCGCCGTGAGGCGATCGAGGGCGGCATGGAGAAGGCCGAGGCCGCCCAGGCCGAGGCGCAGCAGGTTCTCGAGGACTACCGGGCCCAGCTCGCCGACGCCCGTCACGAGGCCGCCCGGATGCGCCAGGAGGCGCAGGAGCAGGGCGCCGCGCTCATCGCCGAGATGCGCGCCGAGGGGCAGCGGCAGCGCGAGGAGATCGTCGCCGCCGGCCACGCCCAGATCGAGGCCGACCGCAAGCAGGCCGCCGCCACGCTCCGCCAGGACGTGGGCAAGCTCGCCACCGACCTGGCCGGCAAGCTCGTCGGCGAGGCGCTTGAGGACTCCGCCCGGCAGGGCCGGGTCATCGACCGATTCCTCGACGAGCTCGAGGCGAAGGCCGAGGAGAAGGTCGAGGCCGCCCGATGA